Genomic DNA from Pigmentiphaga litoralis:
TGTCCCGATCCGCAAAGACGAGGCCCGCGCTGCACGTCAACAGCAGCAGGTAGCCCGCCGTCAGGATGGAGACCGGCTTTTTCAGATTCACGATGATCTTGCTGTTGATGATGCTGCCGATGGCGATCGACACCGGCAAGGGCGTGACCGTCAGCCCGGCTTCGCGCGGCGACAGAAAGAAGCCGCCTTGCAATAACAGGGGGACGTAAAAGATCAACGAAAACATGGCTGCGCCGCAGATCACCGACAGCAGGAACATGACCAGATACTTGCGTTCGGCAAACAGTTCGAGCGGCAGGATGGGATGGGCGGCGCGCCGTTCGACAAGGACCAACGCGGCGCCGGCCAGTACGGTGCCCGCGATCAGCAGCAGGTTGTTGCGGCTCAGTCCCGCATTCGGCACGCTTTCCACGAACACCTGCAGACAGCAGAGGCTGATACCGAGCAGCACGACACCCAGCCAGTCCAGCTTGACTGGGCCCGTCGATGCGCGCGGGAATCGCGGCAGGAAACGCGCCACGCAATACAGACCGGCCAGCCCGATCGGCAGGTTGATCAAAAAGGTGGATCGCCAGCCCCATGCCTCGCTCAGGAAGCCGCCCAAAGAAGGCCCTGCCGCGGTTGCAATGCCGTAGGAGCCGGCCAGCACGACCTGCCACTTCAATCGCTCTTTGGGATTGGGGAACAGGTCAGCCAGCGACGCGAAGGCGGTCCCCACCATCATGCCGCCCGCGATGCCCTGGAAGGCGCGCGCCACGACCAGCGTCAGGATCGTCGGCGCCAGGCCGCACGCGATCGACGCCAGAATGAACAGCGCAATGGCCGTGACCACAAAGGGCTTGCGGCCGAAGAAGTCGCCCAGGCGGCCGAACACCGGCACGGATACTACCGACCCCAGCAGATAGGCGACCGCGATCCAGGCGTAGTAGTCGAAGCCGTTCAGTTCGGACACGATCGACGGCAAGGCGGTGCTGACGATGGTCTGGTCCAGCGCGATCAACATGTTGACCAGGCCGATGCCGATCATCGCGAACAGGGAATGCCGGAAGCTGCGGGGGGCGGGAACGGAAGACGGTGCTGCGGGCGGAGAGCCGGACATGGGAGGGCGATGACAGTAGCGGTGGAAGACAGGGTTTGTACCAATGATAGGACATTGACCCGGCTTAGGCGCGCTGGCGGCACCACCGCCCCCCTGACGCCCCTATCGCCACGCCGCTGTCATGTGTCCGGTCCATACTGCGCGCCACCCTCCCCGATTCCGGACCTGCCTGCCATGCGCCCTGCCCCCTCCCACGCCCCCGCACGCTTCCTGCCTGCCGCGCTGCTGCGCGCCACCTTGTCTGTCGCCCTGGTGGCGGCGCTTGCTGCCTGCGGCGGGAGCGATGACGACGACACCCCGGCGGCATCGCCGCGCTCGGTGGCGTCGCTGCGCCTGATCGGGGAACAGCGCATTGCCTTCAAGCAGACTGTGCAGGACACGCCTGCGGGCGGCCTGTCGGGCATCGATTACGACCCACGCATCCAACGCTGGATGGTCGTCAGCGATGACCGGTCCGACCTGGCCCCGGCACGCCTGTATGAGGCGCAGCTGAGCTATGACGACAAGGCTTTCACGCGCGTCGCGCTGACCAGCGCCGTCACGCTCAAGCAGCCGGACGGCAGCGTCTATCCAAGCGCCACGCAGTTTGCGCAACGCGGCGGCACGGTGCCGGATCCGGAAGCCATTCGATTCGACCCCAGCGATTCCAGCCTGTGGGTGACCAGCGAAGGCAACCGGTCGCTGGGCCTGGACCCACTGGTGCTGCATGTGTCGAATTCCGGTGCGGCCATCGGTCAGCTGACCACGCCGCCCCTGTTCAAAATGTCGCCCTCGCAGGAGCTGGGCAGCCGCAACAACGCCACCTATGAAGGGCTGACCTTTGCCCCCGACGGGCAATCCCTGTGGGTCGCCATGGAAGGTCCGGTCTATCAGGATGGCCCGTTGCCGTCGGCCACCGCCGGCGCCGTGTCACGCATCACCCGCCAGGACCGGACGGGCAAGGTGCTGTCGCAGTTCGCGTATCCGCTCGACGCCTTCCCCGCCGCCCCGGCTGCGGGCAAGAATGCGGACAACGGTGTCTCGGAAATCCTGGCGATCAACGACACGCAATTCCTGGTGCTGGAACGCGCCGGCATTGAAGGCGCGGATGGCGTCTACAGCATGTACTTGCGTCTGTATCGCATCGACGTGACGGGCGCGACCGACGTGCAATCCTTGAGCACGCTCAGGAACGCGCAGTACACACCGGTGCGCAAGACATTGGTTGTCGACTTCAACCGTCTTGGACTGCCCAGGATTGACAACCTGGAAGGCATGACCTGGGGTCCACGCCTGCCCAATGGCCGCGAGAGCCTGGTCATCGTTTCGGACGACAACTTTTCGGCCACGCAGGTCACGCAGTTCCTGGCGTTCGAAGTGGTGCCGAACTGAACATGCCGAACCCAGCCGCTTACCGCAGCCGGTAGAACGCGTCGGGCAGCGGCGCATCGGGCAGCACCGTCTCGCCGATCATCTCGCGCAGGGTGCGTTCGATGTTGACGGCCAACGCCGTCAGCGGCAGGTCATTGGGCTCTTCGCCAAACGGGTTTTCCAGCTCGCTGGCGATGGCGTCGAGCGCCATGAAGGCATACGCGATAAAGACGCTGATGACCGGCGTGGCCGCGCCGATGCTGTCGACCAGCCCCAGTGGCAACAAGGCGCAAAAGAAATAGACCGTCCGGTGCAACAGCACGTTGTAGGCATATGGCAGCGGCGTGGTCGCGATGCGCTCGCATCCGCCCACCACCGCACTCAGCCCATCCAGTTGACGTTGACAACCATCGAACAGGATGTCGCTGAGCCGCCCATCGCGGCGCCATGCCGCAAGCAGCCGCGACACGTCATCCAGCAGATGCACGGGCCGATACTGCCGCGCCAGCGCGCGCTCGGCATCGCCCGCAGGCAGCAGGCGATGCAGGACATCGGCCGGATCCGTGCTGCGCAGCTGATGTTTGAGCGAGTAGGTGAACGCGCAAAGCAGCGCCACCAGCCGCTGCGCATCGGGGTCGCCCGGGGCAGAGTCGAGTACTCCCACGGCTTGTCGGGTCAGGTTGCGCGTGCGGATCAGCAGTTCGCCCCACAGCTTGCGCGCTTCCCAATAGCGGTCATAACTGGCGTTGTTGCGGAAGCTGACAAAGATGGCCAAGGCAACACCGATCAGGCTGAACGGGGTGGGATTCAGGTGCAGCCAGGACGTGCCGCCAGACGAGTGGGCCCAGAGCACTGCCAGGGATATTGCGAGGATGACGCTCAACGGCAGCAGCACAGCCTTGAGCACGGAGCCGTTCCATACGAACAGCATCTTGAACCAGTTGAGTTTGGGACGGACGATCACGCGCTTCTCGAAGACATGCTTTGTAACGCGATTATCCGGCAATCGGCGGTGTAATGTCTTCCCTTGTCCCGATGACGCCGCCGCAGGAGATCACCATGCCCCGCGAATCCGACTCGACGCACGCTCCGTCCTCCCCTTCAGATCCCACGCCGCCTGACTTGCATGAGGAGGACGCGCTGGACGAAGCACTGGAAGAAACCTTTCCGGCCAGCGACCCGATTGCGATCTCACCCGACCGCGACCAACACGACAAGCCCGAAGGCCAGTCGGTGGTCGATGATCGGGGCAAGAATCCCTGACAGGGAAACGGTGAGCCGGCCGCAAGGCCCCCAAGGCGTCGAGCCCGCTTCACGCCCTCAGGCGTCCAGCCCGATATCCAGGGTGCGGGCGCTGTGGGTGATCCACCCGATCGCGATCAGGTCGACACCTGTTTCGGCAACGGAAGGCGCGGTGTCCGGCGTCACCCGTCCGGACGCTTCAAGGATCGCCCGGCCATTCGTCATCGCCACCGCCGTACGCAGGTCCTCAAGCGACATGTTGTCCAGCAGCACGACATCGACGCCCAGGGCCAGGGCATCTTCCAGCTGCGCCAGCGTATCGACTTCCAGCTCGATCTTGACCATGTGACCGATGCCGGCGCGCGCGCGGGTGACGGCCTCGCGCACGCTGCCTGCGATCGCCACGTGGTTGTCCTTGATCAGCACGGCGTCGTCCAGCCCGAAACGATGGTTGCTGCCGCCTCCTACCCGCACCGCGTACTTTTGCAAAGCACGCAAACCGGGCAGCGTCTTGCGGGTGCAGGTGACGCGTGCGCGCGTGTCGCGAATGGAGTCGGCAATCGATGCCGTGGCGGTGGCGACCCCGCTCAGGTGACACAGGAAGTTGAGTGCCGTGCGCTCCGCCGTCAGCATGGCGCGCGCCGACCCGTGCACGGTGGCAATCGTCGCCCCGGGCGCCAGCCGCGCGCCGTCGTGCAGCTGCGCATCAAACTGCACGTCCGGGTCGATCAACTGGAAGGCCAGGCGAGCCAGATCCAGTCCGGCCAGCACGCCCTCCTGCCGGGCGACCAGTCGCGTCTGCGCCCGTGCGTCGGACGGCACGATCGCATCCGTCGTCAGGTCGCCGGCGCGGCCCAGGTCTTCCAGCAGCGCTGCGCGGACGGCAGGCTCCAACAGAATGGACGGCAGCGTCGGCACCCCGCGGCCAGCGGAATGAAGCTCGGAGGTAACAGCAAAAGCAGGTTTTATGCTCATGGCGAGTATTTACCGGACAAAAAAAGGAGAGGTGCTTTTATGCTAATCGTGAGCATATCGACGCGTCAACATCGGCGTGCCAGGCGTTCCCAGGCGTTCCCAGGCGTTTTCGGGCGTCGCCAGCCGTTTTCGCGTGTTTCCAGGCGTTTTCGGGCGTCGTCCGACTTCGAGTCGTCCCCCCCGCCGCTGAGCACCAGACCGCTGCCCTCACCCCCCGCGCGTCAGCGGCAGCTTGCTTGCCGTCACCACCCGTTCCATCACCACATTCCCGCGAAACCGGAACAGCTTGGCTGGCCGGCCGGCCGTGCCCACCGCCAGGTGACCCGTCTCTTCCACCAGGTCCTGCTGTTCGATCAACCGGCGGAAATTCTGCTTGTGCAGCGCACGCCCTGCCAGGGCCTCGACCGTCTGCTGCAAGTGCAGCAGCGTAAATTCCGGCGGCATCAGTTCGAACACGACGGGCCGGTACTTGATCTTGGCTCGCAAGCGGGCCACTCCGGTCGCCAGGATGCGGCGGTGGTCGTGCAGCAGGCAATCGCCCGGCACCTTGCCGGTCGCATGCGGCACGCCGCGCCGCACGGCTTCGGGCACCAGGCCCGCTTCGAACAGCAATTCGTACCGCTGCAGCACCCCTTCTTCATTCCAGGGCTGCCCGTCCAGGCCGAACGCCAGCGCCGCACGCGAGGTCCGGCGTTCCGTCGTGGCCCGACCGCCACCGCGCGCGGCCCACGCGTTCAGGCCCGGCACGATCGAGTCCGCCACCACGGCCGGCTCGCCAGTGCGCCGGTCTTCCCAGGGAAAGTAGCGGTACCAGTCGTGCCAGCCGACCTGATCGATACGGTCGCCATCGGCTTCGCGCGTGAGTCCCAGGTAGCTGATGGAAATCACGGCCGCTTGCGTGAAGGCGTCGCCCGCCGCGCCCGCGTCGCCTGACTCCGCGGCCTCGGTCCGGTCGCGGTCCGCAAAGGTATAGAGCTGCTCGACATACCCCAGCGGATGATGCGTTTGCGCCTCGACCCAGGCGCGCAGGCCGGCCTGCAAGGACCGATGCATCATCTGGAACGGTCCGGATGGCAAGGCGCCGCCATCACGGGTCGTCAGCACCCGCGGCTGGCCATCGGTGACCGCGACCATCACGGCCACCAGCTCGGCGCTCAGACAGGCGCCGCCAGGGGCGGCGGCGTCGGCAGGAAGGTCGGGCGTCGAAGTCACGGCGGGCAAGCTCCATCGGAAATGACCGCGGGCCGCGGCACCGCCTGATTATAGGACGCGCTCATGAAGCGTTTACTGAACTTCTCACCAAAATCTCTCGGTCTGTGCCGCGCTACGTCTGGCTTTGGCGGTTACATCACCCGCGCGACAATCTCACGTTTGCCTTTAGAATTGCGCGGCCGCGTTCCCGTCCTGGCATCTGCTCGAGGTCCCCTACTTTTTATGCACGGCGTCAATTTCCAAGCGCTTTTCAATGCGTCGCCCAACGCCTACCTCTTGATGAACCGCCAGTTCGTCATTGTCGGCGCCAATCAGACTTACCTGCGCGTCACCGGCAGGACGCTGGAGGGTCTGGTCGGCCTGCGGATCTTTGACGCCTTTCCCAGCCGGGACGCCGCGGGCCAGCTCGATGCCAATGGGCTGGCGCTGCAGGATTCGCTGCGCCGCGCCGTCGATCTGCGCAAGCGTGATGAACTGCCCTATATCCATTACGCGATCGCACGCAGCACCGATGCCGGAGATGTGATCGAGGACCGGTACTGGAGCGCCACGCACACGCCGCTTTTCGACACCGAAGGCGAAGTCGAATACCTGTTGCAGCACACTGAAGACATTACCGAGATCCAGGTGATGCGCAAGGAACTGCGCGCGACGCGCATGGACCAGGAAGACGCGGACACCACGACGCCGGGCTCGGTGGAAAGCCGGGTGCTTCGCCGCGCCATGGTCGTGCAGGAAGCCAATCAGGTCCTGCAGGCCGAAGCGTCGCACCTGCGCCGGCTGTTTGAAGAAGCACCGGGTTTCATGTGCTTCCTGCAGGGCCCCAACCATGTCTACCAGATTGCCAACGCCGCCTACTTCAAGCTGATCGGACGCCACGATGTGCTGGGCAAGCCGATCCGCATGGCGCTGCCCGACCTGGCTGGCCAGGGCATGTTCGAAATGCTGGACAAGGCCTTTGCCGATGGCAAGGCATTCGTCGGCATCGACCTGCCCGTGCAGTTCAACCGCACCGGCGACGACCATCTGACGCAGCGCTACGTGGACGTGGTGTGCCAGCCCGTGATCGAACCGGACGGCAGCGTGTCGGGTATCTTCATCCAGGGCAGCGACGTGACGCAGCGCAAGCTGGCGCAAGAAGAACTGGTGCGGCATCGCGAGCATCTGGAACTGCTGGTGGAAGAGCGCACCGCGGAACTGGAAGCCAGTGAAGCCCAGCGCCGCCAGGCCCTGAAGATGGAAGCGGTTGGCCGGTTGACGGGCGGCATCGCGCATGACTTCAATAACGTGCTGCAGGTGATCGGCGGGAACCTGCAGTTGCTGCGCCAGTTCGTGGACACCGACGATCGCGCGTCGCGCCGGCTGGCGTCGGCCATGAGCGGCGTCGAACGCGGGGCCAAGCTGGCGTCGCAACTGCTGTCGTTCGCGCGCAAGCAGCCGCTGGAACCGGTCGTGCT
This window encodes:
- a CDS encoding esterase-like activity of phytase family protein; protein product: MRPAPSHAPARFLPAALLRATLSVALVAALAACGGSDDDDTPAASPRSVASLRLIGEQRIAFKQTVQDTPAGGLSGIDYDPRIQRWMVVSDDRSDLAPARLYEAQLSYDDKAFTRVALTSAVTLKQPDGSVYPSATQFAQRGGTVPDPEAIRFDPSDSSLWVTSEGNRSLGLDPLVLHVSNSGAAIGQLTTPPLFKMSPSQELGSRNNATYEGLTFAPDGQSLWVAMEGPVYQDGPLPSATAGAVSRITRQDRTGKVLSQFAYPLDAFPAAPAAGKNADNGVSEILAINDTQFLVLERAGIEGADGVYSMYLRLYRIDVTGATDVQSLSTLRNAQYTPVRKTLVVDFNRLGLPRIDNLEGMTWGPRLPNGRESLVIVSDDNFSATQVTQFLAFEVVPN
- a CDS encoding bestrophin family protein — protein: MIVRPKLNWFKMLFVWNGSVLKAVLLPLSVILAISLAVLWAHSSGGTSWLHLNPTPFSLIGVALAIFVSFRNNASYDRYWEARKLWGELLIRTRNLTRQAVGVLDSAPGDPDAQRLVALLCAFTYSLKHQLRSTDPADVLHRLLPAGDAERALARQYRPVHLLDDVSRLLAAWRRDGRLSDILFDGCQRQLDGLSAVVGGCERIATTPLPYAYNVLLHRTVYFFCALLPLGLVDSIGAATPVISVFIAYAFMALDAIASELENPFGEEPNDLPLTALAVNIERTLREMIGETVLPDAPLPDAFYRLR
- a CDS encoding NUDIX hydrolase; its protein translation is MVAVTDGQPRVLTTRDGGALPSGPFQMMHRSLQAGLRAWVEAQTHHPLGYVEQLYTFADRDRTEAAESGDAGAAGDAFTQAAVISISYLGLTREADGDRIDQVGWHDWYRYFPWEDRRTGEPAVVADSIVPGLNAWAARGGGRATTERRTSRAALAFGLDGQPWNEEGVLQRYELLFEAGLVPEAVRRGVPHATGKVPGDCLLHDHRRILATGVARLRAKIKYRPVVFELMPPEFTLLHLQQTVEALAGRALHKQNFRRLIEQQDLVEETGHLAVGTAGRPAKLFRFRGNVVMERVVTASKLPLTRGG
- a CDS encoding MFS transporter, which gives rise to MIGIGLVNMLIALDQTIVSTALPSIVSELNGFDYYAWIAVAYLLGSVVSVPVFGRLGDFFGRKPFVVTAIALFILASIACGLAPTILTLVVARAFQGIAGGMMVGTAFASLADLFPNPKERLKWQVVLAGSYGIATAAGPSLGGFLSEAWGWRSTFLINLPIGLAGLYCVARFLPRFPRASTGPVKLDWLGVVLLGISLCCLQVFVESVPNAGLSRNNLLLIAGTVLAGAALVLVERRAAHPILPLELFAERKYLVMFLLSVICGAAMFSLIFYVPLLLQGGFFLSPREAGLTVTPLPVSIAIGSIINSKIIVNLKKPVSILTAGYLLLLTCSAGLVFADRDTPSIVLSALLASGGLGLGFLLNNLNVFGQQIVGRARVGIFTALLQSTRMIGGMLGTAALGALITHGYAAKMGALMAGITSVTATEKAWLTRLADPQILVDVPGRAAAQAALAHAPLAGDFLIETARQTLVGSVHQGLMVLAVLIVVALALVRLVPDITLNQKL
- the nadC gene encoding carboxylating nicotinate-nucleotide diphosphorylase encodes the protein MSIKPAFAVTSELHSAGRGVPTLPSILLEPAVRAALLEDLGRAGDLTTDAIVPSDARAQTRLVARQEGVLAGLDLARLAFQLIDPDVQFDAQLHDGARLAPGATIATVHGSARAMLTAERTALNFLCHLSGVATATASIADSIRDTRARVTCTRKTLPGLRALQKYAVRVGGGSNHRFGLDDAVLIKDNHVAIAGSVREAVTRARAGIGHMVKIELEVDTLAQLEDALALGVDVVLLDNMSLEDLRTAVAMTNGRAILEASGRVTPDTAPSVAETGVDLIAIGWITHSARTLDIGLDA